In Cryptomeria japonica chromosome 1, Sugi_1.0, whole genome shotgun sequence, the sequence TTTCCTGATAAATTGCTTAGCTTGTGTCAATATTGACAGGAAAAGGGTACCCCCATGTAATAGACCATCTCTTTGTGTCTGTGCTCGGTGGTTGTTCTATGTTTGCTAGTTTATTAGTTTAGTTGTTGGCTTTTTGTTCGCCCTGTTGGATTTTTGTTTTGCTTTGGTGGCGAGTTTTTGGTTGGTTGTGCATCACTGATGCACTCTAGATGTCACCTTGTAAATATATAACAATATGGACCTATcctacttttattaatcaaaacaatattgtaataaaattattaatattttaaaatgttaTTTATATGTATGCAAACTCTATCATAACATTGTAGATATTTTCATCAATAAAAAGAATGACAAGTAATTTGTTTTGTTGGCACAATGTCATTAATTTTTAAACAATTTAACCTTTCAAGTGCCATTAGCCTAATTAAAATGATTGGTATCATTTATGTTATATTCCCTACGTAACAATTATAATTTAGAAGAGTTATCAGTCACACAGTTTAcagatttataatatattttaatttacacCTTGTAAATAAGCTcagcaagttttgaaatttagagAAAGGAAAGCTCCCAGCAGTAAAATTCTAGATGTGAATAATTACGTAATGAAATGAATTCTAATAGGTTTGGTACAATAACAGATATTAAGTTTCCATAATCTATGTTAAAAATCACAACTTTTAAATTAGATTGTGTAAAAAAAATTtacatcaatattttggatcacactctgtattgatccatcatcagaatgataGAAAACAATCAAAATAAGCTTGATACATTTAAAAAGAACGGAGCACCAACTTATAATTAACTGAAAGTCCGTGCCATATTTTCTGAAACATTATCTAAATTGGATATATACATAATTGTTCAAAAGAACAAAGCAGATATATCTGCTTGAGGGGAGGAATTGTTTGAAATCTCTTCTGCAGTATTTGGGAACCATGGTTCATTTGAAATCATATTAAATGAAATGTCAGGGGATGACCAGCAAAAATTTGGTGGGTATGTTAATCCTGATAATAACGAAGATGAATTTGGAAGAGAATCAACATGATACATGTTGCTAGCATCATTGGTTATATCTGTGATTTCCTCCATATCGATTGACACACCCTGCACTGAAGTTTCATCGCATCCATTAAACTGTTTGTAATTCGCATTTCCCCAGGTGGAAGAAATATTCCATTGTATGTCCCAATCTATTTCCACCAGAGCGCTCTCAATTTCTTCATATGAAAAACTGGTCTGATCTTTGACAATGCATACAGAATAGTCATCGGACTTTGCTGAACCCATGAGTTCATTTGTGGCTATAATATTATCCACATCTGTCCTTCCTCTTTCTGTTTCACTGCACAATTTTTCATTCTGATCAGACGAGAGCTGTAGATGCGTAGCAGCACCAACATGATGTTTATAACCTTGTTTGGTTCGTTTAGGATCTTTTCTGCTGAGTTTCTTGCTCAAATGTGTATTCCAATagttcttgatttgattatctgttCGTCCAGGCATTCTGCCCGCAATCAACGACCACCTGCGTAAAATTACAAGTGATTCAAGACTAATTTGGTCTAAAATCCATACAAATAATCTTTCAGCTCAACTGGAAAATCTAGATCAATGGAACCGTCAGCTTTAAATAACACATATTAAggaacatattaagtctagagaatgttagtcaagtctgagtgtttaacacttttaagcataAAAATGTaatcttagtgtgaccacacacctcaAACAACATATTAAGACTAAAAAATGTCAATCAATTTTAAATGTTTAACACTTTAAAGCTTAGAAACATAAGCTTAATATGTGAGATTTAAACTTTTCCCAATACAACTAATAAAATAGAACCAGAGAAGACAATGGCAACCAAGTAAATAAATCGAAATCCCATACCGATTCCCCAGCAATTTATGAAGTCTGATAATGAGTTCTTCTTCATCAGCGGATATATGACCTCGTTTGACACTGGGACGGAGGTAGTTCATCCACCTGAGCCTGCAACTCTTTCCAGTTCGTTGTAAACCTGGACACAAAATTAAGTGAATGGTCCTTTAAAAAGCTAGGTTTTTGAATCCCTCACTTATCTATTACCGCAAATTACTTTACAAAATTAGATTAGTCATAGTTACCCATATGCTtgaattgaatattttaaattataaGCAATTCATCTTACCACTATCTTGTCTAATTCACCTACTTTTAAGAAATTCAATAGCTTCCACATTTTTACTTCTTCCAAACTGAAAAACACAAAATACCAGCTATTTGAGCTCTACTTTAAAAACTATGTCCTACCTGCTTTATCAGCAATAGAATTCCAGTGTTTCTCTCCGTGAAGTTGTATATGTTTTTTCAATAGAAGATCCTCAGCGGGTGTCCAGGCGCCTCTATTGACACTAACACTTGACTTTGTTCGCCTCATAGTTCTTCTACAATTTTGTGAAGTTGTGAAGCTCAGCCTAGAACTGGATGCTAGGATccaaaaaactaaactaaaactaAATGGCACAATGATAAAAAATCATTTCAAGCTATACTTGCAACTCCTTAGCAAAGATATGCAAACATAATGCTGATTTCCACATAATGTGTTTCTCGAATTTATAACTTCAAGCCATGCGTTAGATATAATTAGACCCCAAACTATTCATCACCTAAAACGTCACGTTTTCCTCGGTAAAGACATTTTCACTGCAGTTGGATATCCCTTGAAATAATGTAAAAGATTATTCAAGACAGGAATTATGATCAAAGTAGATTTCTCCTTGTTTGTGGCATCATGCAGTACATCAACATTGGTAAAGAGAGTCTTGGCTGAGGAAAAGCTAGAGAATAGTTGTTTGTTAGCATAACGAAACTGCAATTACTAGTCCATAATCCATTCAAGTAAAACAAATCATGTTTAATTACTGTTTTCTGTCCTCGTCCAGAAATAAAGAAGTCCATGATTGTTTGTCGGCATAACGAAACTGAAATTAATAGTCCATAATCTATTGAGGTAAAACAAATCATGTTTAATTATGTGGATACCATGCTTCTAGGAGCTAAACAAGCTTGCCGAGATCACTGTTTAAACGTATATTAcaaaagcttaaataatatgtttATTCATCACTGTTTCTTGTCCTCGTCCAGAAATATAGACGTCCATGATCATTATAGCTTGTTATCGGTGGTCTGCTTAACTACCAGTCTCATAAGGCTTTAATTATTTCTCGCTCCATTTCCTCTATAGTTTGTATAGTTGTTCAATAATGTTTGTGGGCTTTGTTTTCCTGTAACAGAAAAAGCTATAAATTATACTTGAGTTTTTAAGTGAATCTCTTGTAATTTCTGAAGATCATAATTCTTTTCTGCAGCTACCATTCTCTCCGAATTATTTCACCGTGTATGTTAGGAAAACATGGGATGCACTTATTGAGTGTCATGATTGCTTGGTTGAAGATGTTCCAAAATAGAAAAGCTAAAATGGTCTTGGTTTCCATACATTTGCGGATTAATAAGGAGCGTCAATTTCGCAATTGCCAGCAAGAATAAGCTCTGATTATGGTATTGTGATATCATGATGACATATTTCCCAACAATGGTTctatttgaaagaaaaatcaatttGAAGCGTTTCAAGCCAATCTGGTCAATTATATGAAATACTTTGGGATGAAATCAAATATCAATATCTTACCATCACGTGGTACTTAATTAAGTACCAATTTGCAAATGTTTTTCTATCCCTCTAAATAGCCTTGACCTTAAATTAGTTTCTAGATGTTCTTATTCGAGTTGATAGTTCATATACCATAAATAATTGTAGCCAAACTAAAGTAACTCTAGAAGTTTTTCCTCAAGATGTTTTATGAGGTAAAACACCTTCAACACCTTGAATATTGTTCTTCTAATTGTTGAGTATAATAATGTACATGACGTGCTTTGAATTTTAAATTTAGTGAGATATTTTGTAGGCATCATTCCCTTTAAAATTATTCTCAAAGAGTGGGAACTAGATTTTGGGCCTCTCATCATATCCACCTAATTTTTATCCAAAACCTAACTACATTTTTGTCACATTTTCTTGAATACAATCATGTTGAGACTACTTTTAGTCATAGTTGTTGGGTTGTCCAATCCTAGTTATTCATATAGAAACTAGGAGCAATagaatttattttctttaaatattaattgatttaattttatctACTTTGAATTCCTTTGGTTACATTTTCTATTAGGCTAGATTACCTTTTACTTACACATTGTAATCTATGGTAAACCTAAATTCTATTCTACTTGATGCTAGTAGTAAATATAtgtttgttggcaacaacaatgaaggaaaacttagaggggccgggggtgaatcaattttcaccggattagACAATTTAAGAACAATCTCAAATCTGATCAACTACAGCaaaaataaagataaacacaataacaacaatacacataacaccaagattttgacatggaaaacccggttaagggaaaagccatggtgggaacctacccacaataagatgatactctatagtagtatgtgaaaatattacaatggggaatgcacatgcattcaagtgtgctacctagagctcactgctcaaaatatgataacctAGAGGGCTACAATCCTCAGGGAAGGTTTACTACCTTACGATGATATTCAGACTACTATCAAGATAAGATGAGTTGAAAGAATAgtatctcctaatgcctgatgatagtttcagtTAACCTCATTTGTCTACCCTGTAACattctctgctcaatacaccacactaaaagatgaattcacttatttgcacatacaccactcttttataatgcataaacaacacccatatctaaattacatgaatataacacctatttatacaaatcatcaaccttgactacaaggtcgaccaaaccctcaacacctaattacaaaattacatcacacaatacataaataaaccactggaccaatacaTTGCCACAAAAAACATAGTATGGACACAAAtaaaatccttgaacatgcaacaccactagaaacctcactaagatcaaccgcaacacactacaccaccaaaaattttgcataacatgaagaatatcactgaacccataagatattcaataacacacacaatgatcaatgcagacaatcaaaacaaatagagcacaatttggaaacaccaacaagtacattagaactatctgcaatagttgcaccaacaccacttaatcaagtcttcatcgatcaacacattgATACTCAATAATAGTCAATAATAGCAACTCAAACAAGAAAGGTAACccgcagagcaccaaatcacaaaacatctaaaatgaagatacacacaaacatccaaaacactatcCCAAATTCACaactaaagatatgatcatactggtgCACAACATATCAAATAgtagaacactgcaacactgaacactgaaaaccaatcttcatactaggatccacaactccatcaaatcaccacatagcatcatgatatcaataaataatgaagtatctctagctGATTCAGCATAGAAAATGGATAaagcaactagatcaactcactgcaatcaccagatcaccaaaacaattctctacaacaccaaagcacaagaataagttgacatcaatgaaaaaaacatatcctagcaacaacaatatccaacaatcttcccctttcacattgatggcaacatatgaatgtaaaaataaatcaatgcaaatgaataaatcatcaccaacaaactccctctAAAATcttgcacacaaagctccaaagataaggtagtttttcatgtgattctctcccccttttataCAATTCCAAAGACAAAATGCAAATCATGCTTCTCTCCCTGTAACAATaaaaatctctcctccttgggATAAACTCACAACTGAACATCTGAACCACTCATTGACTACATTggttgagtagcaacaccaactaaTCAATTCAAAAAAGAAGATAAGGCTCTAAAGTCCatgagattttttgaaatattaataatacttgaattatcacaatatataatagtaggctcatcatacacaactctaatatccttcaacattttcttcatccaaactacctgagtacagttgctagcagcatCAATGCATTCAACTTTAggagtagatagagatatagcatctagTTTCTTActcgcccatgaaaccaacttctttcctaaaaagaaagctccaccgatagTGCTATTTTAgtcatcaacatcagtataaacacacaacatgaaatcaccaTTCTTCGAATATCGTAAATCATAGTtaattgtccccttcaagtatttgaaaatcctcttcacaacagtaacatgagtaTCTTTAGGATCAACCTAAAACCTAGCACAAAGATAAACAACATGCAAATATCTAGTCTAgtatgagttaagtacaacaatccaccaaccgtAGAtttatacaaagtctgattaactttttgagattcatcattcttagacaacttgtatCTAGTCACCATatgagttccaacaggtttagaatcaactaactaaaaattcttcaacaattccttcacatacttagattgagaaatgaaaatgcctttgttagtgtGTGTAATCAACAAttttaagaagaatttcatctcacctatcatagacatctcaaattccttttgcatatcattaacaaacttcatactcaaatcatcatctcctccaaaaatgatatcatcaacaaaaaatttaacaatcaaaatattatcattgtcaactttaaagtatagattactataagcaatacctttacaaaatcccaagtTCATTAAATACCTGTCTAGTTTAGCATACCAACCTCTAGTggcttgcttaagtccatacaatgctttcttcaatttgcataccatatctccttcatctgataatgaaaatccacctGGTTGCTCAATGttgacttcctcttccaaatcaccattcaaaaagtctgacttgacatccatctaatatgcCTTAAATTTTTTGTATGCAGCATATGCAAGAAGAaatataacaacttcaattctagatactga encodes:
- the LOC131028737 gene encoding transcription factor MYB57-like; this translates as MRRTKSSVSVNRGAWTPAEDLLLKKHIQLHGEKHWNSIADKAGLQRTGKSCRLRWMNYLRPSVKRGHISADEEELIIRLHKLLGNRWSLIAGRMPGRTDNQIKNYWNTHLSKKLSRKDPKRTKQGYKHHVGAATHLQLSSDQNEKLCSETERGRTDVDNIIATNELMGSAKSDDYSVCIVKDQTSFSYEEIESALVEIDWDIQWNISSTWGNANYKQFNGCDETSVQGVSIDMEEITDITNDASNMYHVDSLPNSSSLLSGLTYPPNFCWSSPDISFNMISNEPWFPNTAEEISNNSSPQADISALFF